Proteins found in one candidate division KSB1 bacterium genomic segment:
- a CDS encoding LEA type 2 family protein, protein MKKSGLIYGSSLLLGLMLLAILVFRCATLQQIANIQQPVVNIERVRFTGMSFESLDLAFDLKITNPNPISATLAGFDYDFQIGDASFLRGNQEKQLTLQARGESLLEIPLTLNFKDLYNTFQTLKNQDSSAYKLICGLSFNLPVLGPTRIPVSKSGSLPNLKLPDISISSLKLNKISLTSADLELKLNLKNANTFSLLLSQLDYDFAVNGKTWVKGLTQKQMEVKEKAASIISIPITLNFLEMGSAIYQMVTGNQKLNYQLKGNVDLKSSLPLLGQVKLPLDHVGEISISR, encoded by the coding sequence ATGAAAAAATCGGGTTTGATCTATGGTTCGTCTTTGCTGCTGGGGTTAATGCTCCTGGCAATTCTAGTTTTTCGGTGCGCCACATTGCAGCAGATTGCAAATATCCAGCAACCGGTAGTCAACATAGAGAGAGTGAGATTTACCGGTATGAGCTTTGAGTCGCTGGACCTGGCGTTTGATCTGAAAATCACTAATCCAAATCCGATTTCCGCTACATTGGCCGGTTTCGATTACGATTTTCAAATCGGCGATGCTTCTTTTTTGCGCGGCAATCAGGAAAAACAACTCACGCTCCAAGCACGAGGCGAAAGCTTGTTAGAGATCCCTCTTACTCTCAACTTCAAAGATCTTTATAACACATTCCAGACACTAAAAAATCAGGATAGCTCCGCCTATAAATTGATCTGTGGGCTATCATTCAATCTCCCAGTTCTGGGTCCTACGCGGATCCCAGTCAGCAAATCGGGCAGTCTTCCGAATCTTAAGCTACCAGACATCTCCATCAGCTCGTTGAAGCTGAACAAAATATCACTCACTTCCGCAGATTTGGAACTGAAATTAAACTTGAAAAACGCCAACACTTTCAGCTTGCTACTGAGTCAATTGGATTACGATTTTGCAGTGAATGGAAAGACCTGGGTGAAGGGGCTAACTCAGAAACAAATGGAGGTCAAGGAAAAAGCAGCAAGCATCATCTCCATCCCCATTACGCTCAATTTTCTGGAAATGGGATCCGCCATTTATCAAATGGTTACTGGGAATCAAAAGCTCAATTATCAATTGAAGGGCAATGTTGATTTAAAATCTTCGTTGCCATTATTGGGCCAGGTAAAGTTGCCATTGGATCATGTGGGAGAAATAAGCATTTCGCGATAG
- a CDS encoding sodium:solute symporter, whose amino-acid sequence MGFTPLDYGILLFYLIGVTVLGSWFGKFQKDTRDYFLGGRNLPWWAVCFSVVATETSTLTFISIPGIAYVSNLNFLQLTFGYILGRIIVSFVFLPAYYKGELATAYEFLGGRFGQRMRNFSSVIFQITRLLADGVRLFATAIPLSVITGWSYPVSIAVIGFLTVVYTYLGGIRAVVWIDVIQMVIYLGGAIVAGVFLLQHLPNGWQDVVAAAQPENKFQLFNFSWNGDWRTFFQSGYHFITSLVGGMFLSMASHGTDQLIVQRLLTCNNLRDSQKALITSGVLVMVQFAIFLTIGLMLYAFYHAQPVGDGSSFVTSSDEIFPKFIVEALPPGLSGLIIAGIFAAAMSTLSGSMNSLASSSVLDIYKTRFGKGNAPRKDLFISRLMTAVWGFVFIGGAMLFKDKTNPVVELGLEIASFTYGGLLGTFLLGVFFRHVKENAALIAQWSAIFFMSWIIISARNFTGIPKYAILIVLVIAFIWIFMKLNDRREQMILSVLLIGFVSLIRFVQPLHFFWPWYVFLGCSVALIVGVLVAMVARN is encoded by the coding sequence ATGGGATTTACCCCGCTGGATTATGGTATTTTGCTTTTCTACTTGATTGGTGTGACAGTTCTGGGCTCTTGGTTTGGAAAATTTCAAAAGGATACTCGGGATTATTTTTTGGGTGGTCGCAACTTGCCTTGGTGGGCGGTGTGCTTCTCAGTGGTCGCCACTGAAACCAGCACGCTGACTTTTATTAGCATCCCCGGCATTGCTTATGTGAGCAACCTGAATTTTCTTCAGCTCACGTTCGGCTACATTCTGGGGCGCATTATCGTTAGTTTCGTCTTCTTACCAGCCTATTATAAAGGCGAATTGGCTACCGCTTACGAATTTTTAGGTGGTCGGTTTGGACAGCGAATGCGAAATTTTTCTTCAGTCATATTCCAGATTACTCGACTGCTGGCCGATGGTGTCCGATTGTTCGCAACAGCCATTCCGCTCTCAGTGATTACCGGATGGAGCTATCCAGTTTCTATTGCCGTCATCGGATTTTTGACAGTGGTCTATACTTATTTGGGTGGGATTCGCGCTGTAGTTTGGATTGATGTGATTCAGATGGTAATCTACCTCGGCGGTGCAATTGTTGCGGGAGTTTTTCTGCTACAGCATCTGCCCAATGGCTGGCAGGATGTGGTTGCCGCTGCTCAGCCAGAGAATAAATTTCAGCTTTTCAATTTCTCCTGGAACGGCGACTGGCGTACGTTCTTTCAGTCCGGTTATCATTTCATCACCAGCCTTGTAGGCGGAATGTTCCTATCAATGGCCTCTCATGGAACGGATCAGCTCATTGTGCAACGATTGTTGACCTGCAATAATTTACGGGATAGCCAGAAGGCGCTCATCACCAGCGGTGTTTTGGTGATGGTACAGTTCGCCATATTTCTTACCATTGGCCTGATGCTTTATGCTTTTTATCACGCTCAACCAGTGGGCGATGGGAGCAGTTTTGTCACAAGCTCCGATGAAATTTTTCCCAAATTTATCGTTGAAGCCTTGCCGCCAGGTCTTTCTGGACTCATTATCGCAGGGATTTTTGCCGCAGCCATGTCCACCTTGAGCGGCTCGATGAATTCTCTTGCATCTTCTTCGGTGCTGGATATCTATAAAACACGTTTTGGCAAGGGAAACGCTCCAAGAAAAGACCTATTTATTTCTCGGCTGATGACAGCTGTTTGGGGATTTGTGTTCATTGGCGGGGCCATGTTGTTCAAAGATAAAACCAATCCAGTGGTCGAACTGGGCCTCGAAATCGCTTCATTCACTTATGGTGGGTTGTTGGGCACATTTCTGCTCGGAGTATTCTTCAGGCATGTCAAGGAAAACGCTGCGCTCATCGCTCAATGGAGCGCCATTTTCTTCATGTCCTGGATCATTATCTCAGCCAGAAATTTTACAGGTATTCCAAAATATGCGATCCTCATTGTGTTGGTGATCGCTTTCATCTGGATTTTCATGAAACTGAACGACCGGCGCGAGCAAATGATTTTATCTGTGCTCTTGATCGGCTTCGTTTCATTGATCCGCTTCGTTCAACCGCTGCATTTTTTCTGGCCATGGTACGTCTTCCTTGGCTGTAGCGTGGCTTTGATAGTTGGCGTGCTGGTTGCCATGGTTGCACGAAATTGA
- the gatE gene encoding Glu-tRNA(Gln) amidotransferase subunit GatE, whose translation MLKPIEAMSPEDYLALGLKSGLEIHQQLRTEKKLFCRCPAGRYSEKYDAEILRHMRPTLSELGEYDGTALMEFKTKKEIVYQLNKETVCTYEMDDAPPFELNQQALDIALEITLLLHCNVVSELHIARKQYLDGSIPTGFQRTTILGIDGWIPYKDRRIGIIQLGLEEDACREVSDIGHVRTYKTDRLSMPLIEVVTYPHMRTPQEVAEVAQLIRQLTRSTGKVNRGIGATRQDVNVSIEGGTRVEIKGVPRIPLIPLLVHNEAGRQKALLEIRDLLRQRGLTPENFAPEWFDVTDILKDTGYLPIKNYSNGPIKIKCVRLPLFQGILRFPTQPGTNFAKEISDRVRVIACLDKIPNIIHSDSDDETIGSAAWMKIKKQCHWEQRDALVIVWGEAKDVETAAQEIAIRAREAIIGVPNETRQALSDGTTGFERILPGPDRMYPDTDLPPIALTSERIARIQKNLPPAPWERRQRYIKAGLPDFIIEQLLLSGRANLFDRMIELLQVPPMIAAVCLTQHLKHFSRKGLPVAQLTDETIFAIFQALQKRTIISEAIPLIFKQWLSNNSQPIESLLEQHHVASETECKQVIQQVIDQFGGEPIADPNKKFSYLMGKAMDQIRGRIDGRTIAIILRQKLFGRNESQ comes from the coding sequence ATGCTGAAGCCGATCGAGGCGATGAGCCCTGAGGATTATCTCGCTTTGGGATTAAAGTCTGGGCTGGAAATTCACCAACAATTACGAACAGAAAAGAAATTGTTTTGTCGTTGCCCAGCGGGGCGTTACAGCGAGAAATATGATGCAGAGATCTTGCGGCACATGCGCCCCACGCTTTCAGAGTTAGGGGAGTATGACGGCACGGCACTGATGGAATTCAAAACCAAAAAGGAGATCGTATACCAGCTCAATAAAGAGACCGTTTGCACTTACGAAATGGACGATGCGCCGCCATTCGAGCTAAATCAGCAGGCGTTAGATATCGCGCTGGAAATCACGCTGCTGTTGCACTGTAATGTTGTCAGCGAGCTGCACATTGCGCGCAAACAATACCTGGATGGCAGCATTCCTACTGGTTTTCAGCGGACGACTATTCTCGGGATCGATGGCTGGATCCCTTATAAAGATCGCCGCATTGGGATCATCCAGTTGGGATTGGAGGAGGATGCCTGCCGCGAAGTCAGCGACATTGGACATGTTCGCACCTATAAAACCGATCGTCTCAGCATGCCGCTGATCGAAGTTGTCACCTATCCCCACATGCGAACGCCACAGGAGGTGGCAGAGGTGGCGCAACTGATCCGTCAGCTAACACGAAGCACGGGCAAGGTGAACCGTGGTATTGGAGCGACCCGTCAGGATGTTAATGTGAGCATTGAGGGAGGGACTCGGGTAGAAATTAAGGGCGTGCCGCGCATTCCACTCATCCCGTTGCTGGTCCATAACGAAGCGGGACGCCAAAAGGCCCTCCTGGAGATCCGCGATCTGCTGAGACAGCGCGGCCTAACACCGGAAAATTTCGCACCTGAATGGTTCGATGTTACGGACATTTTAAAAGACACTGGCTATTTGCCTATCAAAAATTATAGCAATGGTCCAATCAAGATCAAATGCGTGAGACTGCCTTTATTTCAGGGCATCTTGCGGTTTCCAACTCAGCCTGGGACCAATTTCGCCAAAGAGATCTCCGATCGCGTGCGAGTAATCGCCTGCCTGGATAAAATTCCAAACATTATCCACTCCGATAGCGATGACGAGACCATCGGCAGCGCAGCTTGGATGAAGATCAAAAAACAGTGCCATTGGGAGCAGAGGGACGCGCTGGTGATCGTCTGGGGGGAAGCTAAGGATGTTGAGACAGCAGCGCAGGAGATCGCCATTCGGGCACGCGAGGCCATCATCGGCGTGCCCAACGAAACGCGCCAAGCATTATCCGACGGAACGACTGGCTTCGAGCGCATCCTGCCAGGGCCAGATCGCATGTACCCAGATACCGATCTGCCGCCCATCGCGCTAACGAGCGAGCGTATCGCGCGCATCCAGAAAAACCTGCCACCCGCACCCTGGGAACGACGGCAACGCTATATAAAAGCAGGGTTACCCGATTTCATCATCGAGCAATTGCTGCTCTCTGGGAGGGCAAATCTGTTCGACCGAATGATCGAACTTTTGCAAGTGCCTCCAATGATCGCGGCCGTGTGTCTCACTCAACATTTAAAGCATTTCAGCAGAAAAGGGCTACCGGTCGCCCAATTAACCGATGAAACCATTTTCGCCATTTTTCAGGCACTTCAAAAACGAACAATCATTTCAGAGGCCATCCCTCTCATTTTTAAACAATGGCTATCGAATAATTCTCAACCGATTGAATCGCTGCTGGAACAACATCACGTGGCGTCTGAAACAGAATGCAAGCAGGTAATTCAACAGGTCATTGACCAATTTGGGGGCGAGCCAATAGCTGATCCCAATAAAAAGTTTTCATATCTGATGGGCAAAGCTATGGATCAAATCCGCGGACGCATCGATGGTCGAACGATTGCAATCATATTGAGACAGAAGCTTTTTGGCAGAAATGAATCCCAATAA
- a CDS encoding lysophospholipase: MISKRLHFTGSLGFKLSALLDLPDRGDPLVYAIFAHCFTCNKNYKILNHVNQALTDHNIGVLRFDFTGLGASQGSFADTNFSSNVGDILAAAEFLDLNYHSPQLLIGHSFGGAAVIHTAPKIYSCAAVVTIATPADVSSIRAILLSKRIELERNGFATFSISGREFLIGRQFLDDLEQIDFAQSVRNLNKPILICHSPQDELVDIQEAYRLLNLANHPKSLLSLDRADHLVSNEKDGKYLGSVIAAWAQKYIHLPSSSN; encoded by the coding sequence ATGATTTCCAAACGACTTCATTTTACTGGCAGCCTCGGTTTCAAACTCAGCGCATTGTTGGACCTTCCGGATCGCGGCGACCCGCTGGTATATGCGATCTTTGCCCATTGTTTTACTTGTAACAAAAATTATAAGATTCTGAACCATGTGAACCAAGCTTTAACCGATCATAACATCGGAGTCCTCCGATTTGATTTTACAGGGCTGGGGGCCAGCCAGGGAAGCTTCGCTGATACCAATTTCTCGTCCAATGTGGGCGATATTTTAGCGGCTGCTGAATTTTTAGACCTGAATTATCATTCTCCCCAACTGCTGATCGGCCATTCTTTCGGCGGGGCGGCTGTGATCCATACGGCCCCAAAGATTTATTCCTGTGCGGCTGTGGTGACCATCGCTACACCAGCGGATGTTTCATCAATTCGGGCGATCTTATTAAGCAAACGGATCGAGCTGGAGCGAAACGGATTCGCCACGTTCAGTATCTCTGGAAGGGAATTTCTGATCGGTCGACAGTTTTTGGACGATCTCGAACAAATCGATTTTGCTCAATCGGTCAGAAATTTAAATAAGCCAATCCTAATTTGCCATTCACCCCAGGACGAATTGGTCGACATTCAAGAGGCTTATCGATTGTTAAATTTGGCTAATCACCCCAAAAGCTTACTGTCGCTCGATCGCGCCGATCATTTGGTCTCAAATGAAAAGGATGGCAAATATCTCGGTTCTGTTATAGCCGCCTGGGCACAAAAGTACATTCATCTTCCTTCATCATCTAACTGA
- a CDS encoding 6-phosphofructokinase: MMTIDKKKGIIAILTGGGDVPGLNPAIRAITIRALREGFQVIGIRRGWAGMIDIIPDKDADNSENFMVLTEEIVNKVGRTGGTFLHTSRTRPSHVPLDAVPAHLKDKYHDKVNDLTPEVLKNLDFLGVDYLIPIGGDDTLSYGVRLHDEGVKVIAIPKTMDNDVPGTDYCIGFSTCVTRTIEMTHRLRTSAGSHERILVIEVFGRYAGFTALLPTMAGAANRCVIPEYEFDIERLIELLVADRFTNPSHYSVVLVSEGAKFKGMNEMVYQSHETDAYGHKKLGGIGDIISEKIKELSPKFNNGKRINVINQRLGYLVRCGDPDALDSIVPMAYGNLALDLILDGAHGRVTILNNGRYDNAPIGVVTSFKKVVDVEKYYNTDRLRPHYKRFESKPLFIMASD; this comes from the coding sequence ATGATGACAATTGACAAGAAAAAAGGTATTATAGCCATTCTTACGGGCGGCGGCGATGTCCCGGGGCTGAACCCGGCGATTCGGGCGATCACCATTCGGGCGTTGCGTGAAGGCTTCCAAGTTATCGGTATTCGCCGAGGCTGGGCTGGGATGATCGATATTATTCCAGATAAAGATGCCGACAACAGCGAGAATTTCATGGTTTTGACTGAAGAGATAGTGAACAAAGTTGGCCGAACTGGTGGCACTTTTCTTCATACATCTCGAACCCGTCCCAGTCATGTTCCGTTAGATGCAGTCCCTGCACATCTCAAAGACAAGTATCATGACAAAGTGAATGATTTAACTCCAGAGGTGTTGAAGAATCTGGATTTCCTCGGGGTAGATTATCTAATTCCGATCGGCGGCGATGACACCTTGAGCTATGGAGTTCGACTGCATGACGAAGGAGTGAAAGTGATTGCAATCCCTAAAACCATGGATAATGATGTCCCAGGAACTGATTATTGCATCGGCTTCAGCACCTGCGTCACCCGGACCATTGAGATGACCCATCGATTGCGGACCTCAGCCGGATCGCATGAGCGCATTTTGGTCATCGAGGTGTTCGGCCGTTATGCGGGCTTCACCGCCTTATTGCCCACAATGGCCGGTGCGGCGAATCGCTGCGTCATCCCAGAGTACGAATTCGATATCGAGCGGTTGATCGAACTGTTGGTCGCAGATCGGTTTACGAACCCCAGCCACTATTCTGTTGTATTGGTCTCCGAAGGGGCAAAATTCAAAGGCATGAACGAGATGGTCTATCAAAGTCATGAAACCGACGCTTATGGCCATAAAAAATTAGGTGGCATCGGCGATATCATCTCTGAGAAGATCAAAGAGCTCTCGCCCAAATTTAATAATGGCAAGCGCATCAACGTGATCAATCAGCGACTGGGCTACCTGGTGCGCTGCGGCGACCCCGATGCATTGGATTCCATCGTGCCCATGGCCTACGGTAACCTCGCCTTGGACCTGATCCTCGACGGTGCGCATGGTCGAGTGACCATTTTGAACAACGGCCGTTATGACAATGCCCCCATCGGAGTGGTCACCAGCTTTAAAAAGGTCGTCGATGTCGAGAAATATTACAATACCGATCGATTGCGACCGCACTACAAACGGTTCGAATCCAAACCGCTCTTCATTATGGCAAGCGATTAA
- a CDS encoding M28 family peptidase: MLKRRLYGHVYKLACEFGPRNLEHLAALDKTREYIQQQMSHYNNNLSTHDYLVTHTLIQNLIAEQTGHQYPDEIIVIGAHYDTVKDSPGADDNASGVAGMLELIRLMKFYENQRTLRFIAFNLEEPPFFGTEEMGSHRYANHCKALNENIVAMISLEMLGFYTEKRGTQKYPGAGMIGRYDTRGNFIAVVGNNQSRELGNFVARKLDEMALIKTKEMIHPTPVFGSDLSDHSSFWKHNYPAIMITDTAFYRNPHYHETSDTIDKLNFRYFARLVYSLAYMIQQLDAEQSLTK; the protein is encoded by the coding sequence ATGCTGAAACGCAGGCTCTATGGTCATGTATACAAACTCGCTTGTGAATTTGGCCCCCGAAATCTTGAACATCTAGCTGCGCTTGATAAAACGCGAGAATATATCCAGCAACAGATGTCGCATTATAACAACAATCTATCGACACACGATTACCTGGTCACTCACACCTTGATCCAGAATTTAATCGCTGAGCAAACTGGACATCAATACCCCGACGAAATTATCGTTATTGGAGCGCATTATGACACCGTGAAGGACTCCCCAGGCGCCGATGATAATGCGTCTGGTGTTGCAGGCATGCTAGAATTGATCCGGTTGATGAAATTTTACGAGAATCAAAGGACATTGCGCTTCATTGCCTTTAACCTTGAAGAACCACCATTTTTCGGCACAGAAGAGATGGGAAGCCATCGCTACGCGAATCATTGCAAAGCGCTAAATGAGAATATCGTCGCAATGATCTCTCTTGAGATGCTTGGGTTCTATACTGAAAAACGCGGGACCCAAAAATATCCGGGGGCGGGCATGATTGGTCGGTATGACACCCGAGGAAATTTTATTGCAGTGGTTGGGAACAATCAATCGAGAGAATTGGGCAATTTCGTCGCAAGAAAACTGGACGAGATGGCTTTGATTAAAACGAAAGAAATGATCCATCCAACTCCAGTTTTTGGGAGCGATCTATCGGATCATTCTTCATTTTGGAAGCATAATTATCCAGCCATTATGATTACCGATACCGCCTTCTACCGCAATCCGCATTATCATGAGACCAGCGACACGATTGACAAGCTCAATTTTCGTTATTTTGCTCGCTTGGTTTATTCGCTGGCGTATATGATCCAGCAATTAGATGCCGAACAATCCTTGACAAAATAA
- a CDS encoding UvrD-helicase domain-containing protein, with protein sequence MKFIADLHIHSHYSRATSQELNIEPLYEWAQRKGIQVVATGDITHPGWLEEIKRKLEPAEPGLFRVKGELARPIDSRIPKACRGEVRFILSGEISNIYKKGDQVRKVHNVVYFPSIEVAERFQVRLERIGNIRSDGRPILGLDARDLLELVLESDPQSFLIPAHIWTPWFSVLGSKSGFDSIEECFEDLTPQIFALETGLSSDPPMNWMLSKLDRFALVSNSDAHSPAKLGREANLFDAEFSYPGILNALKGQGPDRLLGTIEFFPEEGKYHLDGHRKCNRRMTPAETIANHELCPVCGKKVTVGVLYRVQQLADRPAGSSHPNARPYHSLIPLSEVLAEILSVGEGSKAVIRKFEQLVEHLGSELTILMELPIDDIDRWGGPMLAEAIRRMRAKQVQIAAGYDGEFGTIRLFSDEERHRFQTQYLFVPEEILSESTTIPDASSKKVRDQQASFPAGVDIAASAAISTIEDEEEDETGLNRQQREAVTCRDRHLLIVAGPGTGKTRTLTHRIAHLVQEHHVPPEQILAITFTNRAAEEMRERLIQLLLPEDANRITIKTFHAFGASILRQEAALLGYQSNFSIYSETDKRQLLRRLTASLSSKELDVYSERIATIKNQLHPILSEIDAAFPDIDGQFQQILKKYQATLKDYQAFDFDDLIAQPILIFKKHPRILKRYQDRYRWISIDEYQDINLAQYQLLRLLAGPQANICAIGDPDQAIYGFRGADRKFFLQFEQDYAGCKVIRLEKNYRSSQTIVQAATQVIRRNSDHQTLNLWSPIMDRVKVDIFEVPTEKAEAETIVHQIERMMGATSFFSVDSGRAGEAELESCSSFSDIAVFYRVTAQLSALEEAFIRSGIPYQSFGEVPFYETPEVSEIITVLKAIHNPHADPELMRLIQMPPRSLSESTLKLLINYQKSNEFSLWHAMQKSHQIAWLSPTQKQPIELWVEMIQTAQRISQTEKLPAIIQYIIEAFGLAKYFKNDRKRQHFWKQLIERTANFNGSLGEFLELIALQKETDIYVPNAEKVTLMTLHAAKGLEFPVVFIAGCEEGLLPYHRAGSSIENIEEERRLFYVGMTRAKKRLILLHAKSRFLFGERTTHRPSRFLNEIDAALKYKQRAELKAKKVSKENIAEQAQLRLF encoded by the coding sequence ATGAAATTCATCGCTGATTTACATATTCATTCCCATTATTCCCGCGCTACGAGTCAGGAGTTGAATATCGAGCCGCTGTATGAATGGGCACAGCGCAAAGGGATTCAGGTAGTGGCAACAGGGGACATTACGCATCCTGGCTGGCTGGAGGAAATCAAGCGCAAGCTTGAGCCGGCTGAGCCAGGGCTATTTCGGGTGAAAGGCGAGTTGGCGCGCCCCATCGACTCGCGCATACCCAAGGCGTGTAGGGGTGAAGTACGGTTTATCCTCTCCGGGGAAATCAGCAACATCTACAAAAAAGGCGATCAGGTCCGCAAGGTGCACAATGTTGTCTATTTTCCCAGCATCGAAGTCGCTGAGCGATTTCAGGTTCGACTGGAACGGATCGGGAATATCCGCTCCGATGGCCGGCCCATTTTGGGATTGGATGCGCGAGACCTTTTGGAACTGGTGCTTGAATCCGATCCCCAATCGTTCCTCATTCCAGCGCACATCTGGACCCCATGGTTTTCGGTATTGGGTTCCAAATCTGGATTCGACTCGATCGAGGAATGTTTTGAGGATCTGACGCCGCAGATTTTCGCATTGGAGACTGGGCTTTCTTCTGATCCTCCCATGAATTGGATGCTTTCAAAATTGGATCGCTTTGCGCTGGTTTCTAATTCAGATGCCCATTCTCCAGCTAAACTGGGTCGTGAAGCGAATCTGTTCGACGCCGAATTTTCCTATCCAGGCATTCTCAATGCCCTGAAAGGGCAAGGACCTGATCGATTATTGGGGACGATTGAATTTTTTCCTGAGGAAGGGAAATATCATCTTGATGGTCATCGCAAATGCAATCGGCGGATGACCCCGGCGGAAACCATCGCCAATCACGAGCTGTGTCCCGTTTGCGGCAAAAAGGTCACAGTAGGCGTGCTTTATCGAGTGCAACAATTAGCCGATCGCCCAGCCGGCAGCAGCCACCCGAATGCTCGCCCCTACCACAGCTTGATACCGCTGAGCGAAGTGCTGGCGGAAATCCTCTCTGTCGGCGAGGGCAGCAAAGCTGTCATCAGAAAATTTGAGCAACTGGTCGAGCATCTTGGCTCTGAGCTAACAATTTTGATGGAATTGCCGATAGACGATATTGATCGTTGGGGCGGTCCTATGCTGGCTGAAGCGATCCGCCGTATGCGCGCCAAACAAGTACAAATTGCAGCCGGCTATGATGGCGAATTTGGCACGATACGACTCTTCTCTGATGAGGAACGGCATCGTTTCCAAACGCAGTATTTGTTTGTCCCAGAGGAGATCCTATCAGAGTCAACAACGATCCCAGACGCTTCTTCAAAAAAGGTTCGAGATCAGCAAGCTTCGTTCCCAGCAGGGGTGGATATTGCAGCCTCAGCAGCGATCAGCACAATTGAGGATGAGGAGGAAGACGAGACTGGTCTTAACAGGCAACAGCGAGAGGCGGTGACTTGTCGAGATCGTCATCTATTGATCGTCGCTGGTCCTGGAACTGGTAAAACCCGAACGCTCACCCATCGCATTGCCCATCTGGTTCAAGAGCATCATGTGCCTCCAGAGCAAATTCTGGCCATTACCTTTACTAATCGCGCTGCTGAAGAAATGCGCGAGCGACTGATTCAATTATTGCTACCAGAAGATGCCAATCGAATCACGATCAAAACATTCCATGCTTTTGGGGCTTCTATTCTGCGTCAGGAGGCAGCTCTCCTCGGATATCAAAGCAATTTTTCGATCTATTCCGAGACAGACAAGCGTCAATTGCTTCGGCGCCTCACCGCTTCGTTGTCATCCAAAGAGCTGGATGTTTATTCAGAGCGCATTGCTACCATCAAAAACCAATTGCATCCTATCCTGAGCGAAATTGATGCCGCATTTCCAGATATCGACGGCCAATTCCAACAAATATTAAAAAAATATCAGGCGACATTGAAAGATTATCAAGCTTTCGATTTCGATGATCTGATCGCGCAGCCGATTCTAATATTCAAGAAGCACCCTCGCATCCTTAAACGTTATCAAGATCGCTATCGCTGGATCTCGATCGACGAGTATCAAGATATTAATCTGGCGCAATATCAACTGCTTCGGTTGCTCGCCGGACCTCAGGCCAATATCTGCGCCATTGGTGATCCAGATCAGGCGATTTATGGTTTTCGCGGCGCAGACCGAAAATTTTTTCTCCAATTCGAGCAAGATTATGCTGGTTGCAAGGTCATTCGCCTTGAGAAGAACTACCGATCATCACAAACCATCGTCCAGGCAGCTACTCAGGTCATCCGCCGAAATTCCGATCATCAGACGCTCAATCTCTGGTCCCCCATCATGGATCGAGTCAAGGTGGATATTTTTGAAGTGCCGACCGAAAAAGCGGAGGCAGAAACGATCGTTCACCAGATCGAGCGGATGATGGGAGCAACCAGCTTCTTTTCAGTGGACTCTGGCCGAGCAGGAGAGGCTGAGTTGGAAAGCTGCTCGAGCTTTAGCGATATTGCAGTGTTTTATCGTGTCACTGCACAGCTATCCGCTTTGGAAGAAGCTTTTATTCGATCGGGGATCCCATATCAATCGTTTGGGGAAGTCCCTTTTTATGAAACCCCCGAGGTCAGCGAGATCATTACCGTTCTCAAAGCCATTCACAATCCACATGCCGATCCAGAGCTAATGCGTCTCATTCAAATGCCTCCCCGATCGCTCTCGGAATCGACGCTGAAGCTGCTTATCAATTACCAAAAGAGTAATGAATTTTCGCTATGGCACGCCATGCAAAAAAGCCACCAGATTGCCTGGCTCAGCCCTACTCAAAAACAACCGATCGAATTGTGGGTTGAGATGATACAAACTGCTCAACGGATCTCTCAAACAGAAAAGCTCCCAGCTATCATTCAGTATATTATCGAAGCGTTTGGGTTAGCAAAATATTTTAAAAATGATCGGAAACGCCAGCATTTTTGGAAGCAGTTGATCGAACGGACCGCCAATTTTAATGGGAGCTTAGGCGAGTTTCTCGAGCTTATCGCATTGCAGAAGGAGACGGATATTTATGTTCCCAATGCTGAGAAAGTCACATTGATGACGTTGCACGCGGCCAAGGGATTGGAATTCCCAGTGGTGTTCATCGCAGGCTGCGAAGAAGGACTGCTGCCTTATCATCGCGCTGGTTCATCGATTGAAAACATTGAAGAAGAGCGCCGACTGTTCTACGTCGGAATGACGCGCGCGAAAAAACGGCTCATCCTCCTTCATGCAAAGAGCCGCTTCCTATTCGGCGAACGAACGACTCATCGACCGTCCCGCTTTCTCAACGAAATCGATGCGGCTTTAAAATATAAGCAGCGCGCAGAATTAAAGGCAAAAAAAGTTTCTAAAGAGAATATAGCTGAACAAGCACAATTACGTCTATTTTAA